In Lodderomyces elongisporus chromosome 1, complete sequence, a genomic segment contains:
- the MDR1_1 gene encoding GTPase-activating protein, with protein sequence MTHRFLRDSFVARLVYHLSGHKYFRHPDEKEDYIVPEKYYPGYFEKEKRVSVGSTSVVAGSDDFDRTKVQDDEPIESQEPQAQQEQEQEQEQEEKEGGGQAPRGVLDSQSSMLTTETKANFTNDGYIIVDWEGPDDPDNPCNWPWYEKSFLILEISLLTTSVYMASAVYTPGIEQMQQELGWSTVELSLGVFLFVLGYGIGPLLWSPLSENAIFGRTSIYIVTLFVFVVLQIPTALTQNVGGFCISRFLAGFFGSPCLATGGASVADVTHPWNIPISLAVWAIGAVAGPSMGPFFGSILTVKGGWRWCFWFIMIISGFALAVFSFLLPETYAPTLLARKAKRLRAKTGNPKITSAGILENESKSFKQILIETLWRPIEITVMEPVVLLIDIYIAMIYSILYLFFEAFPIYFVENRGFTLVELGLCYLSILVGVLVTVVFYIPLIRHLFTKPILNHQQIYPEVFIPLAIFGGCLLAAGLFIFAWSATTFTHWIGPLIGVAIIGGGAFLMFQTLFNYMSASFKTEYIASVYASNDLVRSSVASVFPIFGSALFNNLAIDNYPVGWGMCLIAFIATGMIAIPVLFYLNGPKLRARSKYAKSG encoded by the coding sequence ATGACACATAGATTTTTGAGAGACAGCTTTGTTGCGAGATTAGTATACCATTTATCTGGTCATAAGTACTTTAGACACCCAGACGAGAAAGAAGATTACATCGTTCCAGAAAAGTATTATCCTGGatactttgaaaaagagaagcgTGTAAGCGTTGGCAGCACTTCAGTTGTTGCTGGAAGTGACGATTTCGATCGTACAAAAGTTCAAGATGACGAACCGATTGAGTCTCAGGAGCCACAAGCacaacaagagcaagagcaagagcaagagcaagaagaaaaagaaggaggaggacAAGCACCTCGTGGTGTGTTGGACTCCCAGTCGTCAATGTTGACAACTGAGACCAAAGCTAATTTTACCAATGATGGCTACATTATTGTTGACTGGGAAGGTCCCGATGATCCAGATAATCCGTGTAATTGGCCGTGGTATGAGAAATCTTTTCTTATATTGGAGATTTCATTGTTGACCACTTCTGTATATATGGCATCTGCAGTGTATACACCGGGTATTGAGCAGATGCAGCAAGAGTTGGGATGGTCTACGGTTGAGTTGTCGTTGGGTGTTTTCCTATTTGTGTTGGGGTACGGCATTGGACCGCTATTGTGGTCACCGTTATCTGAGAATGCCATTTTTGGAAGGACTTCAATTTATATTGTGACActatttgtgtttgttgtatTGCAGATCCCTACTGCATTGACTCAAAATGTTGGTGGGTTTTGTATTTCGAGATTTCTTGCTGGTTTTTTTGGCAGTCCCTGTTTGGCTACTGGTGGTGCAAGTGTTGCCGATGTGACACATCCTTGGAATATACCCATATCTTTAGCGGTGTGGGCTATTGGTGCTGTAGCCGGCCCATCTATGGGTCCGTTTTTTGGCTCAATCTTGACCGTTAAAGGTGGGTGGAGGTGgtgtttttggtttataATGATTATTTCTGGATTTGCATTAGCCGTTTTCAGTTTTTTGTTGCCCGAAACATATGCACCCACATTGTTGGCCAGGAAGGCCAAGAGGTTGCGGGCCAAGACGGGTAATCCCAAGATTACCAGTGCTGGAATATTGGAGAATGAGCTGAAAAGTTTCAAGCAGATATTGATTGAGACATTGTGGCGTCCAATTGAGATTACGGTGATGGAACCGGTTGTGTTGTTGATTGATATCTATATTGCCATGATCTATAGTATCTTGTATTTATTCTTTGAGGCTTTCCCTATATATTTTGTTGAGAATAGAGGGTTTACCTTGGTAGAGCTTGGATTGTGCTACTTGTCAATTTTAGTTGGTGTTTTGGTAACGgttgttttttatattcCATTGATCCGCCACTTGTTTACCAAGCCGATATTGAACCATCAGCAAATATATCCCGAGGTGTTTATCCCATTGGCGATATTTGGCGGGTGTTTGCTTGCAGCAGGACTATTCATTTTTGCATGGTCGGCAACTACGTTTACGCACTGGATAGGTCCTTTGATAGGGGTGGCGattattggtggtggtgcgTTTCTTATGTTCCAAACGCTTTTTAACTATATGAGTGCTTCGTTCAAGACCGAGTATATTGCATCGGTATATGCGTCAAATGATTTGGTGCGGTCTAGTGTCGCCTCGGTGTTTCCCATCTTTGGCTCTGCCTTGTTCAATAATCTAGCTATTGATAACTATCCTGTTGGGTGGGGTATGTGCTTGATAGCATTTATTGCAACAGGAATGATAGCCATCCCAGTgctattttatttaaacGGACCAAAGCTTAGGGCTAGGTCTAAGTATGCCAAAAGTGGATGA